Within Halostella limicola, the genomic segment GGTCAGCAGGTAAACAGCGATGGATATAATACCTTTTGCAGTCGGTGTACTCCTCCTCGCCAGTGTCGTTATTGATCTCCTCTGGACAACGCTCTGGGTTGAGGGAGGCGCCGGACCCCTGACCTCGCTGTTGATGGTGTCGGTGTGGCGAACGCTACGACGGTTCGGAGGGGTAGAGTCACGAGCCCATACCCTCTCAGGTCCGATAATTCTCACTGTTAGCCTAACGACGTGGATTATACTACTTTGGGGAGGGTGGACGTTTATCTTTGCGAGTGGGGAGAGTTCTATCATCGATACCGTGAACCAAGATCCTCTGTCTTGGTCAGACTGGGTGTATTTCTCTGGATACACGATCTTCACATTGGGGATCGGAGATCTCGTCCCGCGAGAGGGTTTCTGGCAAATTATGACAACTCTCGCGACGGCGAGCGGGATGCTCTTTATCACACTCAGTGTTACATATCTCCTCAATGTCCTGAGTGCAGTCACGCAGAAACGGTCTTTCGCCAGTGGTGTGAACGGGCTCGGTGAACACGGTACTGAAATTCTTCTCACGAGTTGGAACGGCGAGGAGTTCGAGGGACTTGAGTTACCTCTGAACACCTTTACTAGCCAACTGAACATGCTTACGTCGAATCACAAGGCGTATCCAATCCTCCATTACTTCCACAGCAAACATCCCGGCCAGTCACCAATTGTGAGCGTTGCCATCTTCGACGAGACATTGTCGCTTCTCCAGTTTGGGTTCTCCAAACGCTCTCATCCGAGTAACGCTATTCTTAAAAACGCCCGGTCGAGCGTCGATAGCTATCTAGAAACGCTCCAGAATTCTTTCGTCGAGCCCGCTGATCGCTCCCCACCGCCACCCGACCTCGATGCGTTTCGAGAAAACGAACTTCCGACTGTCTCTGACGAGGAGTTTACCACCGCTCTTGAAGCCATGGACAAGCGGCGGCGTGCACTGCTCGGTCTCGTCGAATCTGACAAACGAGAATGGCCCTCACAGGACGATGAGTAATGAAGTATTGACGTCTTGT encodes:
- a CDS encoding potassium channel family protein, which encodes MDIIPFAVGVLLLASVVIDLLWTTLWVEGGAGPLTSLLMVSVWRTLRRFGGVESRAHTLSGPIILTVSLTTWIILLWGGWTFIFASGESSIIDTVNQDPLSWSDWVYFSGYTIFTLGIGDLVPREGFWQIMTTLATASGMLFITLSVTYLLNVLSAVTQKRSFASGVNGLGEHGTEILLTSWNGEEFEGLELPLNTFTSQLNMLTSNHKAYPILHYFHSKHPGQSPIVSVAIFDETLSLLQFGFSKRSHPSNAILKNARSSVDSYLETLQNSFVEPADRSPPPPDLDAFRENELPTVSDEEFTTALEAMDKRRRALLGLVESDKREWPSQDDE